DNA sequence from the Corynebacterium yudongzhengii genome:
CGGCGGCGAGGACGTCTCCGTGCCCGAGGTCTCCACGGTGGGATCGCTTCTGGTCATCGTCGGCGTCCTGGCCGTGACGATCGTCGCCTCTGTCATCCGCAACAAGCGTGACAAGGCCGCCGGCGCTGTCTCCGAGAAGAGCCTCAAGCAGGACTACGACGACTTCGGCAACGTCCACTACGTCGACGAGGACGGCTACATGGTCGACGAGGACGGCAACGAACTCGACTGGGATGGCCACAAGCTTGCCGAAAAGGGCGGCGATCCCACCGGCGGGCACGCGCACTAGAAGCCGCACTAAAAGCGTTGCGCGTGGCCGGTGGCCGGGCGGCAGTGAAGCCGGGGTAGGCTGAATACCCGTGAACGCAGGCAAGCAGAACCGGGTCGATGGCGCAGGCGAGCCGTCGAATTTTAACCTACCCAACATCCTGACGAGCCTGCGGATCATCTTCCTGCCGCTCTTTGTCTGGTTCATCCTGGAATCCGGCGACTCGCTGGGCTTCCAGTGGGCGGCGTTCGCCACGTTCGCTGCGCTGATGATCACCGACAAGCTCGACGGTGACATCGCCCGCGCCCGCGGGCTGATCACCAAGTTCGGCCAGATCGCCGATCCCATCGCCGACAAAGCTTTGGTCACCGCCGCGCTGGTCGGCCTCAACGTGATCGGGTGGCTGCCCGTGTGGATCACGGTGATCATCTTGGTCCGCGAGTTCGGCATCACCCTGTGGCGCATGGTGATGCTGCGCCGCGGCCTCGTGGTGCCGGCCTCGAAGGGCGGTAAGCTTAAAACCGCCCTGCAGACCCTGGCGATCGGGCTCTACCTCTTGCCGCTGCCGGGCTGGATGGACATCCCCACCTTCGTGGTGATGCTCGCCGCCACCCTCGTCACCGTGATCACCGGCGTGAAATA
Encoded proteins:
- the pgsA gene encoding CDP-diacylglycerol--glycerol-3-phosphate 3-phosphatidyltransferase, which produces MNAGKQNRVDGAGEPSNFNLPNILTSLRIIFLPLFVWFILESGDSLGFQWAAFATFAALMITDKLDGDIARARGLITKFGQIADPIADKALVTAALVGLNVIGWLPVWITVIILVREFGITLWRMVMLRRGLVVPASKGGKLKTALQTLAIGLYLLPLPGWMDIPTFVVMLAATLVTVITGVKYLVDAKKQN